The proteins below come from a single Agrobacterium vitis genomic window:
- the tssI gene encoding type VI secretion system tip protein TssI/VgrG: protein MDDVLSSTDFIQASRVLKVSSPLGEDQLLPESMMVDEGVNRLFEITLSVRAKREAVKPEELIGKLVDVSLEIRQGELDGDGVRRPFNGLVTNLSEGPPVTRGLRSYTLTIRPQLWLLSRRSDCRIWQNMTSIQVMETLFSEHGIPAAASAPLHKTPPSREFSVQWNETDLDYLLRRFEQDGLFYWFEHEAGVHRLKVSDSKVAWSKPSAAAEGVDKVRLAQGSSDRNHINEWMRQFSYVPGQRAGADWNFETPSTVPLNVTPSLIQMPGAKQRELYEYPARISDIKEAEQAETFRTQATEADHERVTGQSNVRFLEAGRRFTPYEEPHPEHKYEEHVITRIMHRVVDRSYETASNEMEYVNAFEAIPSRVPLTPHRETRRPRIEGAQVAIVAGPSGEEIHTDKYGRIKLWYPWDRKAKKDGSDTCWVRVNQAWGGGSWGAQVIPRIGMEVMVSFVDGDPDRPLVIGVVPNPANPVPYDLPANKTRMVLRSNTHKGSGFNEMTFEDEKGQENMFLHAQKDQTFKVLNNQTSRVDANALHSVGANKSLEVGSNMSQQVGGGLNMVVGGVGNAANTIAGGLLAALSGKSAGLLQQAMSLASSAAADSPSSADKNAEAASSALGSTLSSSGGNGADMVSTAASYVGLMGVGGLGAMASSMDSVRTGINDAAVSELRTDAGDAMRSSGSKLGSQVSSMLGSGIFNTLVSRMQNTSVGVAKTEQVGVAKVVTVGQVFNETVGHTKNVMIGKELFIGVGGGKDKDGNEQPPKSILIMKDDGTILLKGVKIYIEGDSHVQVTSAMIDHN, encoded by the coding sequence ATGGACGACGTTCTGTCATCCACCGATTTCATTCAAGCAAGCCGTGTGCTGAAGGTCTCGTCACCCTTGGGCGAAGACCAGCTTCTGCCGGAAAGCATGATGGTGGACGAGGGTGTTAATCGACTGTTCGAGATCACGTTGTCAGTGCGCGCCAAGCGCGAGGCCGTCAAGCCTGAAGAACTGATCGGCAAGCTGGTCGATGTCTCCCTGGAAATCCGTCAGGGTGAACTGGACGGTGATGGCGTACGCCGGCCGTTCAACGGGCTGGTGACCAATCTGTCCGAGGGACCGCCAGTGACGCGTGGATTGCGGTCCTACACACTGACCATCCGTCCGCAACTGTGGCTGTTGTCGCGCCGCTCAGACTGCCGGATCTGGCAGAACATGACGTCCATTCAGGTGATGGAAACGCTGTTTTCCGAGCATGGCATTCCAGCCGCCGCATCCGCCCCTCTGCACAAGACGCCACCGTCGCGCGAGTTTTCTGTCCAGTGGAATGAAACGGATCTCGATTACCTGCTGCGCCGCTTCGAGCAGGACGGGTTGTTCTACTGGTTTGAACATGAGGCCGGCGTTCACCGCCTGAAGGTCAGCGACAGCAAGGTGGCCTGGAGCAAGCCATCGGCTGCGGCAGAAGGTGTCGACAAAGTCAGATTAGCCCAAGGCTCGTCGGACCGCAACCACATCAACGAATGGATGCGGCAGTTCTCCTATGTCCCCGGCCAGCGCGCCGGTGCGGACTGGAATTTTGAGACGCCGAGCACTGTGCCGTTGAATGTCACGCCGTCACTGATCCAGATGCCAGGCGCCAAGCAGCGCGAGCTTTACGAATATCCGGCTCGCATCTCCGATATCAAAGAAGCCGAACAGGCGGAAACGTTTCGAACGCAGGCGACGGAAGCCGATCATGAGCGGGTGACGGGCCAGTCCAATGTGCGCTTTCTGGAAGCCGGCCGACGGTTCACGCCTTACGAGGAGCCGCATCCGGAGCATAAATACGAAGAGCATGTGATTACCCGCATCATGCATCGGGTGGTGGACCGCTCCTATGAGACGGCCAGCAATGAGATGGAATATGTCAACGCGTTCGAGGCCATTCCGTCACGCGTTCCGCTGACGCCGCACCGGGAGACCAGGCGCCCGCGCATCGAAGGTGCGCAGGTGGCGATTGTTGCAGGGCCATCGGGCGAGGAGATCCACACCGACAAATACGGGCGCATCAAGCTCTGGTATCCCTGGGATCGCAAGGCGAAGAAAGATGGCAGCGATACCTGCTGGGTGCGGGTCAATCAGGCTTGGGGCGGTGGCAGTTGGGGTGCGCAGGTCATTCCCCGCATCGGCATGGAAGTGATGGTGTCATTCGTGGATGGCGATCCGGATCGGCCACTGGTGATTGGCGTGGTTCCCAATCCGGCCAATCCCGTGCCCTACGACCTTCCCGCCAACAAGACCCGCATGGTGCTGCGCTCCAACACTCACAAGGGCAGCGGCTTCAACGAGATGACCTTCGAGGATGAGAAGGGCCAGGAGAACATGTTCCTCCACGCCCAGAAGGATCAGACCTTCAAGGTTCTCAACAATCAGACCAGCCGTGTCGACGCCAATGCGCTTCATTCGGTCGGCGCCAACAAGTCGCTGGAAGTCGGCTCGAACATGAGCCAGCAGGTCGGCGGTGGGTTGAACATGGTTGTCGGCGGGGTGGGTAATGCCGCCAATACAATTGCAGGCGGATTACTCGCAGCATTATCGGGCAAAAGTGCCGGGCTCCTGCAGCAGGCCATGTCCTTGGCATCTTCCGCCGCTGCCGATAGTCCATCCTCTGCCGACAAAAATGCCGAGGCGGCAAGCAGCGCATTGGGTTCAACATTATCCTCGAGTGGCGGAAATGGTGCCGACATGGTCTCGACAGCAGCGAGTTATGTCGGTCTCATGGGTGTAGGCGGGCTTGGGGCGATGGCCTCCTCGATGGATTCCGTCCGCACCGGCATCAACGACGCCGCCGTCAGCGAGTTGCGCACCGACGCCGGCGATGCCATGCGCTCATCTGGCAGCAAGCTGGGTTCGCAAGTCAGTTCCATGCTTGGCAGCGGTATTTTCAACACGCTTGTCAGCCGGATGCAGAATACCAGCGTTGGTGTTGCCAAGACCGAACAGGTCGGCGTTGCCAAGGTCGTCACCGTCGGGCAGGTATTCAACGAGACGGTCGGCCATACCAAGAATGTGATGATCGGCAAGGAATTGTTCATCGGCGTCGGCGGCGGCAAGGATAAGGACGGCAATGAACAGCCGCCGAAGTCCATCCTGATCATGAAGGATGACGGCACGATTCTGCTCAAGGGCGTGAAGATCTATATCGAGGGGGATAGCCATGTGCAGGTGACCTCGGCGATGATCGACCACAATTGA
- a CDS encoding helix-turn-helix domain-containing protein, with the protein MSTTKRPMMNDALRLLRLYLGLSQKELATALEISQSMVSEVESGTKAVSMELLERYSTKFDVRMSQLLFFAEELDGQPIPKRGKLIVASGVLSLLEKLSPRDVSHAS; encoded by the coding sequence ATGAGTACAACCAAGCGCCCGATGATGAACGATGCCCTGAGACTGCTGCGTCTTTATCTCGGCCTGTCGCAGAAGGAGCTCGCCACCGCGCTGGAAATTTCGCAATCCATGGTGTCTGAAGTCGAGAGTGGCACGAAAGCCGTCTCGATGGAACTGTTGGAACGCTACAGTACCAAGTTCGATGTTCGCATGTCGCAATTGCTGTTCTTCGCCGAAGAACTCGATGGCCAGCCTATCCCGAAACGAGGAAAACTGATCGTGGCAAGCGGCGTCCTGTCGCTGCTCGAAAAGCTTTCGCCACGCGACGTCTCACATGCGTCGTAA
- a CDS encoding DUF2169 family type VI secretion system accessory protein, with protein MPELINNTPYPNFRYYSRDNQDREFGIVIVKATYEIAPSGRLLVAEEQAPMVFTDLCHGDVNVSSLWHPSDMVPNKPATDVIVNAVARTAGGDRKPSWECGIVIEDDNGPKLEKWLQVTGPREWQPRWKRDLSEREKGEWRKHRRLFDRWILTEPEPISALPLHYEYAYGGEVPQGQDDNGNQAFDTDTCNPIGRGKLDQDWSDHTIPHPAPQIELLSEPIAQPYKTYSPQSLGPIPPAWDPRLPLAGTYDQNWIDNIWPAWAPDYSFAFHNSAHPDLVVHPYLKGTERFRLIGLCAKAQEISFSLPDEHLFVEFVGEDNVLDKKNMVLDTVFLDISAVSRRDWRVFLSWRVNFPPGVYEQAILNIAGNEDFGQHAASKLKIEA; from the coding sequence ATGCCGGAACTGATCAACAATACGCCGTATCCAAACTTCCGCTATTACAGCCGTGACAACCAGGACCGAGAATTCGGTATCGTTATTGTCAAGGCAACTTATGAAATTGCGCCCTCAGGACGCCTCCTCGTGGCTGAGGAACAGGCCCCGATGGTTTTCACCGATCTCTGCCATGGTGATGTCAACGTCTCGTCCCTTTGGCATCCATCGGACATGGTTCCGAACAAGCCGGCAACAGACGTCATCGTCAACGCAGTGGCACGGACTGCGGGCGGCGATCGTAAACCGTCATGGGAATGCGGCATCGTCATAGAAGATGACAATGGCCCAAAGCTAGAGAAATGGTTGCAGGTGACGGGACCCCGGGAATGGCAACCCCGTTGGAAGCGTGATCTTTCCGAGAGAGAGAAGGGCGAGTGGCGCAAGCATCGGCGTTTGTTTGATCGTTGGATATTGACGGAGCCGGAACCGATCAGCGCGCTGCCGCTGCACTACGAATATGCATATGGTGGTGAGGTTCCGCAGGGCCAAGACGATAACGGCAATCAAGCTTTCGACACCGACACCTGCAATCCGATTGGACGCGGCAAGCTTGATCAGGATTGGAGCGACCACACAATCCCGCATCCGGCCCCTCAGATTGAATTGTTGTCTGAACCGATTGCTCAGCCCTATAAAACCTATTCACCACAGTCTCTGGGCCCGATCCCACCCGCATGGGATCCACGATTGCCGCTGGCTGGAACCTATGACCAAAACTGGATAGACAACATATGGCCGGCATGGGCACCGGATTACAGCTTCGCGTTCCATAATTCGGCTCATCCCGATCTGGTTGTGCATCCCTATTTAAAGGGCACTGAGCGGTTTCGTCTTATTGGGCTGTGCGCGAAAGCTCAAGAGATATCGTTTTCTCTGCCAGACGAGCATTTGTTTGTTGAGTTTGTGGGCGAGGACAACGTTCTTGATAAGAAGAATATGGTTCTCGACACAGTTTTTCTTGATATTTCAGCCGTCTCACGCCGCGACTGGCGTGTATTTTTATCTTGGCGAGTGAATTTTCCGCCTGGCGTCTACGAGCAGGCCATCTTGAACATTGCAGGTAACGAGGACTTTGGCCAGCACGCTGCGTCAAAGCTAAAAATAGAGGCTTAA
- a CDS encoding PAAR-like domain-containing protein: protein MSDSANASARKCASNVIASKGPDVCWTPRGSSVVPVPYSSMVTLDKAIRYSTSVRNNGKFDLQLNSAVPGVTGHEPGTKKGIVSPGYKGIALVNIASPFVYSEGFATWAHRQEAWINRPDPGPQEPQKSIETKIIKRD, encoded by the coding sequence ATGAGCGATTCCGCCAACGCGTCAGCGCGCAAATGCGCGTCAAACGTCATTGCTTCTAAAGGTCCGGACGTGTGCTGGACACCACGTGGCTCCAGCGTTGTTCCGGTCCCCTATTCGTCGATGGTAACACTCGACAAGGCAATCCGTTATTCCACGTCCGTTAGAAACAACGGCAAATTCGACCTTCAATTAAACTCAGCGGTTCCTGGCGTCACTGGACATGAGCCGGGTACGAAGAAGGGCATTGTCAGCCCTGGCTATAAAGGCATCGCGCTGGTCAACATCGCTTCGCCTTTCGTTTACTCAGAAGGTTTCGCGACATGGGCGCATCGGCAGGAAGCCTGGATCAACCGGCCAGATCCAGGGCCCCAAGAACCGCAAAAGTCGATTGAGACTAAAATCATCAAGCGTGACTGA
- a CDS encoding RHS repeat-associated core domain-containing protein yields MANDEIGTPERDVTGDNVAKRNANTDADVLVDATAAPNPYYCPQSAFEKEIKRVAQSYKDSDGELKDLLAKQSSGTLDQGLTSYITPHAEQSRLDYLQSLPSSEWLAGKGKANGGAAYNLTGWEALSFRGPHENMSRLEMIEALDQQMQEAKAAGNPEVFKALCKQKQNINASTSTAEIDNQKMVMVGLMAALPMPGGAGRMPKPSSGGRGIFFRRAQPATVAAESRAGPAAAAKSGANPAAAAKSGASPAAVVGEPVSVANGEYLETWRDFLIPGTLGFDGSRYMGLKLALPARYTRPLGPCQISMFDEVFSNPARGKLLFHTADGKAVDFDRPFNFLPSLNAAFPHLELKAPWLKQLELKDRGIVKHFRQYDDDVYRLEKLDDLNGNSLTFERSDAGWLEKIEGPDGLSLIFDNDAQGQRTRIALIGTEGSELELARYTYDAKGRMREATCAFGMSVHYVWERDRDLLVSWNNLTRQSETHFTYDDDGRVVHTRTNGIWNNDRFDYREGETDYLPGGVEAQAQTFRYDEHENVTAEIDALGGVVAHGYDRHGFRISTKNQNGYESRTRYDVHGNVKELTDPEGRSTVYGWGDNGELLIAIDGAGNKRTYKHDDNANVISEKDAEGHETRLVRDARGRVVETHFPNGAIERRAWDAHNRLASVTDVKGNTSRFVYDAFGRLVETIGPTGAVTKHIYRAGAGGFDTVSAVIRADGVQVTRSFDGAGQLATVTDGEGRMWHYRYGAFGVLQAIVDPKGGELKLATDIEGRVISVTNAVGRVYSFERDAAGRVVAEEDFDGRVWHYARDAAGQIIETVKPDGAKLRYAYDKSGLIKRIEGFTAKGEPEDITRFWYDARGLLISAENSAALVEFERDRNGRIIGESLNGRRIKSRRDAMGNRILREITGAGGSLAQYIRDPLGAVEQMVAGDTEITFKRDVLGRETERRMGGFHLLQRFDAAGQLAAQAAGPAVAGGLDVSRLGWNIPGGGGERSARARPGHIHRVYEYDRAFAPTSIEDGLWGKRQYTYDDNGQLTDSEAAFGSERFQYDEARNLAGASSSVTIAEQPTPYGRAFDETFGSIVPAPKPSGWQTSAGGVVQIARGPKGEKIQLLHDDCGRLIERRVERDGFRSQRWRYRWDAHDRLVGVTTLEGEEWLFRYDAFGRRVSKVRRFAEKDRHRAALRWPSLVNGDGVPRQTKTASDATDTDHDLPEVGTAYLWDGDHMVAEAPLSLDGHIAWDQATHWHFEAGSHRLLAKQLPSGEMLAIVSDHLGTPKEMFDAKGTLIWAADHHVWGAIRTTKTFGSLAALPKHNRPPDELHCPWRFPGQYEDAETGLCYNRHRHYDPLTGQYASPDPIGLAGGDRPQGYVDNPSMCLDLFGMAQTVGRWMSKTEYEGMRASGRAQEGGGGQTFVATSGPDSFRKQAPPGSIYVEFKVESRHLLKGGREDWKKLIGPSASASQKRMLEKQGGEILPSVYDMRKIEVK; encoded by the coding sequence GTGGCGAACGATGAGATAGGAACTCCAGAGCGAGACGTCACGGGCGACAATGTTGCAAAGCGTAACGCCAACACTGACGCCGATGTTCTGGTCGATGCGACCGCCGCACCCAATCCCTATTATTGTCCTCAATCCGCATTCGAAAAAGAGATCAAGCGGGTTGCTCAATCATACAAGGACAGTGACGGGGAACTGAAGGACCTATTAGCCAAACAGAGTAGCGGTACTTTAGATCAGGGACTAACAAGCTACATAACACCCCATGCAGAACAAAGCCGTCTGGATTATCTGCAAAGTCTCCCATCATCAGAATGGCTTGCTGGAAAAGGCAAAGCGAATGGAGGCGCAGCCTATAACCTGACTGGTTGGGAGGCGCTGAGCTTCCGTGGCCCGCATGAAAATATGTCTCGATTGGAGATGATCGAGGCGTTAGATCAGCAAATGCAGGAAGCTAAGGCTGCAGGAAATCCCGAGGTATTCAAGGCCCTTTGCAAGCAGAAGCAGAATATCAATGCTTCGACGTCGACCGCGGAAATAGACAACCAAAAAATGGTGATGGTTGGCCTTATGGCCGCCCTGCCTATGCCTGGTGGTGCAGGAAGGATGCCAAAGCCCAGCAGCGGCGGACGCGGAATATTCTTTAGACGTGCCCAACCCGCGACGGTCGCAGCTGAATCGCGTGCGGGCCCTGCCGCAGCCGCCAAATCGGGGGCCAACCCCGCAGCAGCTGCTAAGTCGGGCGCCAGCCCCGCAGCAGTTGTCGGCGAACCCGTCTCCGTCGCCAACGGCGAATACCTCGAAACCTGGCGCGACTTCCTCATCCCCGGCACGCTTGGCTTTGACGGCTCCCGCTATATGGGCCTCAAGCTCGCCCTGCCCGCTCGCTATACCAGACCGCTCGGGCCGTGCCAGATTTCCATGTTCGATGAGGTGTTTTCCAACCCGGCGCGTGGCAAGCTGCTGTTTCACACTGCCGATGGCAAAGCGGTTGATTTCGACCGACCCTTCAATTTCCTGCCGTCACTGAATGCCGCCTTTCCGCATCTGGAGCTGAAAGCCCCCTGGCTGAAGCAGTTGGAGCTCAAGGATCGCGGCATCGTCAAGCACTTCAGGCAGTATGACGACGATGTCTACCGGCTGGAAAAGCTCGATGACCTGAACGGCAACAGTCTCACCTTCGAGCGCTCGGATGCTGGCTGGCTGGAAAAGATCGAGGGGCCGGATGGCCTTTCGCTGATTTTTGACAATGACGCGCAAGGCCAGCGCACCCGCATCGCGCTGATCGGCACTGAAGGCTCCGAGCTGGAACTGGCGCGCTACACCTATGATGCCAAGGGACGGATGCGGGAAGCCACCTGCGCCTTCGGCATGTCGGTGCATTACGTCTGGGAAAGAGACCGGGACCTTCTTGTCTCGTGGAATAACCTGACACGCCAGTCCGAAACCCATTTTACCTATGACGACGATGGCCGGGTGGTGCACACCCGCACCAACGGCATCTGGAACAATGACCGGTTTGATTACCGCGAAGGCGAGACCGATTATCTCCCCGGCGGTGTGGAGGCGCAAGCCCAGACCTTCCGCTACGACGAGCATGAAAACGTCACTGCGGAAATCGATGCGCTGGGCGGCGTGGTGGCGCATGGCTATGATCGCCACGGCTTTCGGATTTCGACCAAGAACCAGAACGGCTATGAAAGCCGCACGCGCTACGATGTCCACGGCAATGTCAAGGAACTGACCGACCCAGAAGGCCGCTCGACGGTCTATGGCTGGGGTGACAATGGCGAACTGCTAATCGCGATCGATGGCGCCGGAAACAAACGGACCTACAAGCATGATGACAACGCCAATGTCATCAGCGAGAAGGATGCCGAAGGCCACGAGACCCGACTGGTGCGCGATGCCAGGGGCCGGGTGGTGGAAACCCATTTCCCCAATGGCGCGATTGAGCGGCGGGCATGGGATGCGCATAACCGGCTGGCCTCGGTTACCGATGTCAAAGGCAATACCAGCCGCTTTGTCTACGATGCCTTTGGCCGTCTGGTGGAAACCATCGGCCCAACGGGTGCTGTCACCAAACACATCTACCGGGCCGGTGCGGGTGGCTTTGATACCGTCAGTGCCGTTATCCGTGCCGATGGTGTGCAGGTCACGCGCTCGTTTGATGGTGCAGGCCAGCTTGCCACGGTCACGGATGGCGAGGGCCGCATGTGGCACTATCGCTACGGTGCCTTCGGTGTGTTGCAAGCCATCGTCGATCCCAAGGGTGGGGAGCTGAAACTTGCCACTGATATCGAAGGCCGAGTCATCTCCGTTACCAATGCCGTTGGCCGGGTCTATAGCTTTGAGCGGGATGCAGCCGGACGGGTCGTGGCCGAAGAGGATTTCGATGGCCGTGTCTGGCACTACGCCCGCGATGCCGCAGGCCAGATTATCGAAACGGTCAAGCCGGATGGCGCAAAGCTGCGCTACGCCTATGACAAATCCGGCCTGATCAAACGGATCGAAGGCTTTACCGCCAAAGGCGAGCCGGAAGATATCACGCGCTTCTGGTACGATGCCCGTGGCCTGCTGATCAGTGCAGAAAACAGTGCCGCACTTGTGGAATTCGAGCGAGACCGCAATGGCCGAATCATCGGCGAAAGCCTGAATGGCAGGCGCATCAAATCCAGACGCGATGCGATGGGCAACCGCATTCTGCGCGAGATCACCGGCGCAGGCGGCTCTCTTGCGCAGTATATCCGCGATCCCCTGGGTGCCGTTGAGCAGATGGTGGCAGGTGATACCGAGATCACCTTCAAACGCGATGTGCTGGGCCGCGAAACCGAGCGGCGCATGGGTGGCTTCCACCTGCTGCAACGCTTCGATGCCGCAGGCCAGCTTGCTGCCCAAGCAGCTGGTCCCGCGGTGGCGGGGGGCCTGGACGTCTCGCGGTTGGGCTGGAACATCCCTGGCGGCGGTGGTGAACGCTCGGCCCGTGCCCGGCCCGGACATATCCACCGCGTCTACGAATATGACCGCGCCTTTGCCCCCACCAGCATTGAAGATGGCCTGTGGGGCAAACGGCAATACACCTATGATGACAACGGCCAGTTGACGGATTCTGAAGCCGCCTTTGGCTCGGAACGCTTCCAGTATGACGAGGCGCGCAATCTGGCTGGTGCCTCGTCGTCTGTCACGATTGCCGAACAACCCACTCCCTATGGCCGGGCCTTTGACGAAACCTTCGGCTCCATCGTCCCAGCACCCAAACCCAGTGGATGGCAAACATCTGCCGGTGGCGTGGTGCAGATTGCCCGTGGCCCCAAGGGCGAAAAGATCCAACTCCTCCATGACGATTGCGGACGGCTGATCGAGCGGCGGGTGGAGCGCGACGGTTTCCGGTCGCAGCGCTGGCGCTATCGCTGGGATGCCCATGACCGGCTGGTGGGCGTGACCACCCTGGAGGGCGAGGAATGGCTGTTCCGCTACGATGCCTTTGGCCGTCGTGTTTCCAAGGTCCGCCGCTTTGCAGAGAAAGACCGCCACAGAGCCGCTCTGCGCTGGCCAAGCCTTGTCAATGGCGATGGCGTGCCACGGCAGACGAAGACAGCTTCAGACGCCACCGATACGGATCACGACCTCCCGGAGGTGGGAACGGCCTATCTCTGGGACGGCGACCACATGGTGGCCGAAGCACCGCTGTCTCTGGATGGTCACATCGCCTGGGATCAGGCCACCCACTGGCATTTTGAAGCGGGTAGCCATCGGCTGCTGGCCAAGCAACTGCCATCAGGCGAGATGCTGGCCATCGTCAGCGACCACCTCGGTACGCCGAAGGAGATGTTTGACGCCAAGGGCACGCTGATCTGGGCCGCCGATCACCACGTCTGGGGTGCCATCCGCACCACCAAAACCTTCGGCTCCCTCGCCGCCCTCCCCAAACACAACCGCCCACCGGACGAACTCCACTGCCCCTGGCGGTTTCCAGGGCAGTACGAGGATGCCGAGACCGGCCTGTGCTACAACCGCCATCGGCATTACGATCCGCTGACCGGGCAATATGCCTCGCCAGACCCGATCGGGCTTGCAGGCGGAGATCGGCCGCAGGGGTATGTCGATAATCCAAGCATGTGCCTAGATCTTTTCGGCATGGCTCAAACGGTCGGGCGTTGGATGTCGAAAACCGAGTATGAGGGTATGAGAGCTTCTGGACGAGCTCAAGAGGGCGGTGGTGGGCAAACTTTCGTTGCAACTTCAGGACCTGATTCATTTAGGAAGCAAGCTCCACCTGGGAGTATTTATGTTGAGTTCAAGGTGGAGAGTCGGCATTTGCTAAAAGGTGGGCGGGAGGACTGGAAGAAACTTATCGGACCAAGTGCCTCCGCGTCGCAAAAGCGAATGTTAGAGAAGCAGGGAGGTGAAATACTTCCGAGTGTTTATGATATGCGAAAGATAGAGGTTAAATAA
- a CDS encoding reverse transcriptase family protein: MRRKLVRSSIERYDLERSPFAQRPTQRDIGDLLGTTRNHLRYLVTHKEHFIVRRQEEIGKKKKLRELKFPVADLRGVHERLKYHLNKIRQPSYLFSPRRHRGQRDNAALHLGQNQYLTLDLKQFYPSTTATMVRRWFQDEMGIYPDVAGLLTHLATIDDHVSFGSPLTPVLCTLIHRPMFDKIADLCGSHGLRYSLWVDDLTISGRFVHGDIVCEIRKIIADAGLRSHKIRFRTGSRPVYITGIGVVGRELVAPNSLNLRIKELWEALHLAETLDERDDCIQALLAQLGTQRHICGASSAIGRKAADQMNALRQKRRKMHLEAAEKAAADRLPRSATIVQAPEDAPFDLG; encoded by the coding sequence ATGCGTCGTAAGCTCGTCCGCTCATCGATTGAACGGTACGATCTCGAACGCTCACCCTTCGCACAGCGCCCGACGCAACGGGACATCGGCGATCTTTTGGGCACGACGCGAAATCATTTGCGCTATCTGGTGACCCACAAGGAGCACTTCATCGTGCGCCGTCAGGAGGAAATCGGAAAAAAGAAGAAGCTTCGCGAACTGAAATTTCCGGTAGCTGATCTGCGCGGCGTTCACGAGCGTTTGAAATATCACCTCAACAAGATTAGACAGCCGAGCTATCTTTTCAGCCCGCGACGTCATCGTGGCCAGCGCGACAACGCTGCCCTGCATCTCGGCCAGAACCAGTATCTAACCCTCGATCTGAAGCAGTTTTATCCGTCGACGACAGCCACAATGGTGCGACGTTGGTTTCAGGACGAGATGGGAATATATCCGGATGTCGCCGGGTTGCTGACCCACCTTGCTACCATCGATGACCATGTATCGTTCGGCTCGCCGCTGACACCTGTGCTTTGCACACTCATTCACCGACCGATGTTCGACAAGATCGCCGACCTCTGCGGGAGCCATGGTTTGCGCTACTCGCTGTGGGTCGACGATCTGACTATCTCGGGGAGGTTCGTGCACGGAGACATCGTCTGCGAGATCCGCAAAATCATTGCCGATGCGGGGCTGCGATCCCACAAGATCCGTTTCCGGACTGGTAGCCGTCCGGTCTACATCACTGGCATTGGTGTTGTCGGACGTGAACTGGTTGCTCCTAACAGCCTCAACCTGCGGATCAAGGAGCTCTGGGAAGCTCTCCATCTCGCCGAAACACTCGACGAGCGCGATGACTGTATCCAAGCTTTGCTCGCACAACTCGGGACTCAACGGCATATATGCGGAGCGTCGTCGGCTATCGGACGCAAGGCTGCAGATCAGATGAACGCGCTACGCCAGAAGCGCCGCAAGATGCATTTAGAAGCGGCTGAAAAAGCTGCGGCGGATCGTCTGCCCCGATCGGCAACGATCGTTCAGGCGCCTGAAGACGCACCGTTCGATCTTGGCTGA